The following proteins are co-located in the Saccharomyces kudriavzevii IFO 1802 strain IFO1802 genome assembly, chromosome: 6 genome:
- the SMX2 gene encoding mRNA splicing protein SMX2 (similar to Saccharomyces cerevisiae SMX2 (YFL017W-A); ancestral locus Anc_8.57): protein MVSTPELKKYMDKKILLNINGSRKIAGVLRGYDIFLNVVLDDAMEINGKDPASNHPLGLQTVIRGNSIISLEALDTI, encoded by the coding sequence ATGGTCTCCACCCCTGAACTGAAGAAATACATGGACAAGAAGATATTGCTGAATATAAACGGGTCCAGGAAAATAGCTGGAGTTTTGAGAGGCTACGATATTTTCCTAAATGTCGTTCTTGATGACGCAATGGAGATAAATGGTAAAGATCCTGCAAGTAACCATCCGCTGGGCTTGCAAACCGTCATTAGGGGCAACTCCATAATATCTCTAGAGGCTTTAGATACCATATAA
- the GAT1 gene encoding Gat1p (similar to Saccharomyces cerevisiae GAT1 (YFL021W); ancestral locus Anc_8.55) codes for MSTNRAPNLDPAFNLNNDIWDLYSSAQKILPDSDRILNLSWRLHNHTSFHRIKRIMQHSNSIMDFSASPFASGVNAAGNGNNDLDDTDTDNQQFFLSDMNLNGSSVFENVFDDDDDDDDDVETHSIVHSDLLNDMDSASQHPSHNASAFPNFLDTSCSSSFDDHFIFTNNLPFLNNNSINNTHSHNSSHNNSINNSSSISNNNNGNSNVANSPLLRRNPSPSIVKPSSRRNSSIRKKKPALKKIKSSTSLQSSATPPSSNALSNSDIKCSNCTTSTTPLWRKDPKGLPLCNACGLFLKLHGVTRPLSLKTDIIKKRQRSSAKINSNNITPPPSSSSNAGAATKKKNYAASVAASKRKNSLNIVAPLKSQDIPIPKVASPSIPHHLRSSNHRHLSSSAPIEVETFSNFQPDMNMTMNMNLHNTSTSALNSEAFWKPLDSTIDHHAADTTPSSNANTTPNGNLSLDWLNLNL; via the coding sequence ATGAGCACGAACAGAGCCCCGAATCTCGACCCGGCCTTCAATCTAAACAACGACATCTGGGACTTGTACTCGAGCGCCCAGAAGATATTGCCCGATTCAGACCGTATTTTGAATCTCTCTTGGCGTTTGCACAACCACACGTCTTTCCATCGAATTAAGCGCATAATGCAACATTCCAACTCTATTATGGACTTCTCCGCCTCGCCCTTTGCCAGCGGCGTAAACGCCGCTGGCAACGGCAACAATGACCTTGACGATACTGACACAGATAACCAgcagtttttcctttcgGACATGAACCTCAACGGTTCTtctgtttttgaaaacgtgtttgacgacgacgacgacgatgatgatgacgtGGAGACCCACTCCATCGTCCACTCCGACCTGCTCAACGACATGGACAGCGCCTCCCAGCACCCCTCACATAATGCTTCCGCCTTCCCCAATTTTTTGGACACCTCCTGCTCGTCCTCCTTCGATGACCACTTTATTTTCACCAATAACTTACCGTTCttaaataataatagcatTAATAATACTCATAGTCATAATAGTAGTCATAATAACAGCATCAATAATAGCAGCAGCatcagcaacaacaacaatggcAATAGCAACGTCGCCAACAGCCCTTTACTGAGAAGAAACCCGTCCCCATCCATAGTGAAGCCCAGCTCGCGAAGAAACTCCTCCAtcaggaagaaaaaacccGCCTTGAAAAAGATCAAGTCCTCCACCTCGCTGCAATCCTCCGCCACCCCGCCTTCGTCCAACGCCCTGTCCAACTCTGATATAAAGTGCTCCAACTGCACCACCTCGACCACCCCGCTGTGGAGGAAGGACCCCAAGGGCCTGCCCCTGTGCAACGCCTGTGGCCTGTTCCTCAAGCTCCACGGTGTCACGAGACCGCTGTCGCTGAAAACTGACATCATCAAGAAGAGACAGAGGTCCTCCGCCAAGAtaaacagcaacaacatAACGCCCCCTCCATCTTCGTCCTCCAATGCAGGAGCTGcaacgaaaaagaaaaactacGCTGCAAGCGTGGCCGCCTCCAAGAGGAAGAACTCGCTGAACATCGTCGCCCCGCTGAAGTCCCAGGACATACCCATTCCGAAGGTGGCCTCCCCCTCCATCCCGCACCATCTCCGTTCCAGCAACCACCGCCATCTCTCGAGCTCCGCGCCCATCGAGGTCGAGACCTTCTCTAACTTCCAGCCGGACATGAATATGACCATGAACATGAATCTCCACAACACCTCGACCTCCGCTCTTAACAGCGAGGCGTTCTGGAAACCCCTGGACTCCACCATAGACCATCATGCTGCGGACACAACCCCGAGCTCGAACGCCAATACCACTCCAAACGGCAATCTGAGCCTAGATTGgctgaatttgaatttatag
- the SKDI06G0560 gene encoding uncharacterized protein (similar to Saccharomyces cerevisiae YFL012W), with translation MSKRRPKRSIAPSSPDFYESLQFQNDGYIKVRELVSHVVIEKNIVLNTTMNKTMVQHTPEPIANGAAYKLTRWKKRINCISKDLANNEVKTRKRDRVLEWLRRNLLKEDIEILSHKKKSSSIDSHFLPSQVVVGCSRELSKPASPQILKDAEFSAKENVVERRFNISSCPVKRNFNTLVFEVDGDGGTYYSSLRDSYKNTIKRPINPSSSQFFVGKQHRTNF, from the coding sequence ATGTCCAAACGTCGACCAAAAAGAAGCATTGCGCCTTCTTCACCTGATTTTTACGAAAGTTtgcaatttcaaaatgatgGCTACATAAAAGTAAGGGAACTGGTATCACACGTTgtgattgaaaaaaatattgtttTGAACACAACAATGAATAAGACTATGGTGCAGCATACGCCTGAGCCTATAGCAAATGGAGCAGCTTACAAGCTCACGcgatggaaaaaaaggattaACTGTATATCAAAGGACCTCGCAAATAATGAAGTAAAAACTCGTAAAAGAGATAGGGTGCTTGAATGGCTCAGAAGAAATTTAttaaaagaagatattgaaattctttcccataaaaaaaaatcgagTAGCATTGATTCGCATTTTTTGCCGTCCCAAGTTGTAGTTGGATGTTCAAGAGAACTAAGTAAACCCGCATCGCctcaaattttgaaagatgcGGAATTTAGCGCCAAGGAAAACGTTGTTGAACGTCGTTTTAATATTTCTAGTTGTCCtgtgaaaagaaattttaacACTTTAGTCTTTGAAGTGGATGGTGACGGTGGCACCTACTATTCCTCCCTTAGGGATTCCTACAAAAATACTATCAAAAGACCAATAAATCCATCTTCctctcaattttttgtcGGTAAACAGCATCgaacaaatttttga
- the IES1 gene encoding Ies1p (similar to Saccharomyces cerevisiae IES1 (YFL013C); ancestral locus Anc_8.64) → MGKRVYDPIHDTFQLREDSPDERKAGSLVRSAHSEVTEGESPDSNPSGMDVTSKSVPVIHDIEIDDKNDDDSTQSEEENTNILLNFEPSMVPEATGTGGTTGPVTTSAVKRKPKENNSSKYNRHLKKPDGEPFNRKDIQFSFMQEILMDKRQIFTNVLKPLYKNSVVPINIDGEKISINVTDKEYDARTFVFNDKLTFAQLYVLTIATSVKCSKILRDKLLLDQQVAFSTCVLALLVNIGRLNTTINFYLEMTSQLRTFHSVPVLQLHANDPKLLQDTPRLKSILKNLPWGNEQISLMETYEKIDQDGSEVDIANKFNVINMLFSICDNFSLVDEKFLSKYVEVRSEDGAALETDTGEEANEAEEAEGKEAKTDCEATLFDILDYPKYEPKDRSDILIWLLYIHLETNLSQEKVEESVNFFNGSEDGASGGKFTLRRTGHDYDVDPEDESEFGAGQRIKRREFMGKMEEGKKRERITVKEVKSANADASEMDGEEEDNKSEETVEETRSLLTPTPILESSSPMVLNRKKVSSQPPKTAAEAAETEEEIAAAAIVIDKNDLNLTPLKKYNSSATVNKVDKLISLDLNKQVAENGKTQEEFLVDLKKSQVPNRLKRRDIGLIKIFNEFEDIPVASVLGIRGKKRKKFKDNLLGFETDYMKTLGASKKMLLQRIEHAEIDNEESTMYKID, encoded by the coding sequence ATGGGGAAGAGAGTGTACGATCCAATTCACGATACTTTTCAGCTGCGGGAAGACAGCCCTGACGAAAGAAAGGCGGGCTCTCTTGTACGTTCTGCCCATTCGGAGGTAACTGAGGGAGAATCTCCAGACTCCAATCCATCAGGGATGGATGTGACCAGCAAAAGCGTCCCAGTAATACATGATATTGAAATCGAcgacaaaaatgatgacgatTCCACGCaaagtgaagaagagaatacAAACATCTTACTTAACTTTGAACCTTCCATGGTGCCTGAAGCAACAGGAACGGGAGGGACAACGGGGCCAGTCACAACAAGCGCTGTCAAGAGGAAACCCAAGGAAAATAATTCAAGCAAGTATAATCGccatttgaagaaaccTGATGGCGAGCCATTCAACAGGAAAGACATCCAGTTCAGTTTCATGCAAGAAATACTGATGGACAAAAGACAGATTTTTACCAACGTCTTGAAGCCCTTATACAAGAATTCTGTAGTACCCATTAATATCGATGGCGAAAAGATATCAATAAATGTGACCGATAAAGAGTACGACGCGAGGACGTTTGTGTTCAATGACAAACTGACGTTTGCACAATTGTATGTGTTGACAATAGCAACGTCTGTCAAATGTTCCAAAATACTCAGAGACAAACTGTTATTGGACCAACAGGTGGCGTTTTCCACTTGTGTTCTAGCGTTATTGGTCAATATCGGTAGGCTAAACACGACGATAAATTTCTACCTAGAGATGACGTCGCAATTGAGAACCTTCCATTCCGTGCCTGTTTTACAATTGCATGCCAACGATCCGAAGCTTCTACAAGACACACCAAGACTAAAATCtattctgaaaaatctaCCCTGGGGCAATGAGCAAATTTCGTTGATGGAAACCTACGAAAAAATCGACCAGGATGGTAGCGAGGTGGACATCGCTAATAAATTCAACGTTATCAACATGTTGTTCAGCATATGTGACAACTTCAGCCTTGTCGACgagaaatttctttccaaatacGTGGAAGTCAGATCCGAAGATGGTGCGGCGCTCGAAACTGACACTGGGGAAGAGGCGAATGAAGCGGAAGAGGCTGAAGGGAAAGAGGCAAAGACAGATTGTGAAGCAACACTTTTTGATATACTGGATTACCCGAAATATGAGCCAAAGGACAGATCTGACATACTGATCTGGctgttatatattcatttgGAGACAAACCTAAGCCAGGAGAAGGTGGAAGAGTcagttaattttttcaatgggTCGGAAGACGGTGCATCTGGGGGCAAGTTCACTTTGAGACGCACGGGACACGACTACGACGTGGATCCGGAGGACGAATCGGAGTTTGGAGCCGGCCAACGCATCAAGAGGAGGGAGTTCATGGGCAAGATGGAGGAAGGCAAGAAGCGTGAACGCATCACTGTTAAAGAGGTGAAGAGCGCCAATGCAGATGCGAGCGAAATGGACGGGGAGGAGGAAGATAACAAGAGCGAAGAGACTGTGGAAGAGACCAGGTCACTTCTGACGCCTACGCCAATACTGGAATCTTCCTCGCCCATGGTGTTgaacaggaaaaaagtgTCATCGCAACCGCCCAAGACTGCGGCGGAAGCGGCGGAAACTGAAGAGGAAATTGCCGCCGCTGCAATCGTTATCGACAAAAATGACTTGAATCTAACACCACTGAAAAAGTATAACAGCTCCGCCACGGTGAACAAAGTGGACAAGCTGATATCGCTCGATCTCAACAAGCAAGTGGCAGAAAATGGCAAGACACAGGAGGAGTTCCTCGTcgacttgaagaaatctcaGGTGCCTAACAGGTTGAAAAGACGTGATATCGGGCTgatcaaaatattcaatgaaTTCGAGGACATCCCCGTGGCGTCCGTGCTCGGGATCCGCggcaaaaagagaaagaagttCAAGGATAACCTGCTGGGATTCGAAACAGATTACATGAAAACCCTCGGCGCATCAAAGAAGATGCTTCTGCAGAGAATCGAGCACGCAGAAATAGACAATGAAGAGTCGACCATGTACAAAATAGACTAA
- the HSP12 gene encoding lipid-binding protein HSP12 (similar to Saccharomyces cerevisiae HSP12 (YFL014W); ancestral locus Anc_8.62) has product MSDTGRKGFGDKASEALKPDSQKSYAEQGKEFVTDKADKFAGKVQPEENKGVFQGAHDSAQQGKDNAEGQGESLADQARDYMGAAKSKLNDAVEYVSGRVHGEEDPTKK; this is encoded by the coding sequence ATGTCTGACAcaggaagaaaaggattCGGCGACAAGGCCTCTGAAGCTTTGAAGCCTGACTCTCAAAAATCATATGCCGAACAAGGTAAGGAGTTTGTCACTGACAAGGCTGACAAGTTTGCCGGTAAGGTTCAaccagaagaaaacaagGGTGTCTTCCAAGGTGCTCACGACTCTGCCCAGCAGGGCAAGGATAACGCTGAAGGTCAGGGAGAGTCCTTGGCCGACCAAGCCAGAGACTACATGGGTGCCGCCAAGTCCAAGTTGAACGATGCCGTCGAATACGTCTCCGGCCGTGTACACGGTGAAGAAGACCCAACAAAGAAGTAA
- the FRS2 gene encoding phenylalanine--tRNA ligase subunit alpha (similar to Saccharomyces cerevisiae FRS2 (YFL022C); ancestral locus Anc_8.52): MSDFQLEILKKLDELDEIKSTLAIFPQHGSQDVLSALNSLKAHNKLEFSKVDTVTYDLTKEGAQILNEGSYEIKLVKLIQELGRLQLKDVMSKLGAQVGKVGQARAFKNGWIAKNESNELELSAKLQAADLNDLPDETQSVLAQIKENSCLDTIDSKILNDLKKRKLIAQGKITDFHVTKGSEFSTDLTKLETDLTSDMVSTNAYKDLKFKPYNFNSQGVQVSSGALHPLNKVREEFRQIFFSMGFTEMPSNQYVETGFWNFDALYVPQQHPARDLQDTFYIKDPLTADLPDDKTYLDNIKAVHEQGKFGSIGYRYNWKPEECQKLVLRTHSTAISARMLHDLAKDPKPTRLFSIDRVFRNEAVDATHLAEFHQVEGVLADYNITLGDLIKFMEEFFERMGVTGLRFKPTYNPYTEPSMEIFSWHEGLQKWVEIGNSGMFRPEMLESMGLPKGLRVLGWGLSLERPTMIKYKVQNIRELLGHKVSLDFIETNPAARLDEDLYE, translated from the coding sequence ATGTCCGACTTCCAACTAGAAATCCTGAAGAAGCTAGACGAATTGGACGAGATCAAGTCCACACTGGCCATTTTCCCTCAGCACGGTTCTCAAGACGTTCTTTCTGCTTTGAACTCGCTGAAGGCGCATAACAAGCTGGAATTTTCCAAGGTCGACACCGTCACGTATGATTTGACCAAAGAAGGTGCTCagattttgaatgaagGTTCCTACGAAATTAAACTGGTCAAACTGATCCAGGAGTTGGGCCGTCTGCAACTCAAAGACGTCATGTCCAAGTTGGGCGCTCAAGTCGGCAAAGTTGGGCAGGCAAGAGCTTTCAAGAACGGGTGGATTGCCAAGAATGAGTCCAACGAGCTCGAACTGTCCGCCAAATTGCAAGCCGCCGATTTGAATGACCTTCCCGATGAAACGCAATCCGTTCTGGCGCAGATCAAGGAAAACTCGTGTCTGGACACCATCGACTCCAAGATTTTGAACGacctgaagaaaagaaaactgatTGCCCAAGGTAAGATCACGGATTTCCACGTTACCAAGGGTTCAGAGTTTTCCACCGACCTCACCAAGTTGGAAACCGACCTGACCTCCGACATGGTCTCCACCAATGCATACAAAGACTTGAAATTCAAGCCCTACAACTTCAACTCTCAAGGTGTGCAAGTATCCTCTGGCGCTCTCCACCCTTTGAACAAAGTCAGGGAGGAATTCAGACAGATCTTCTTCTCCATGGGGTTCACAGAAATGCCCTCCAACCAGTACGTCGAGACCGGATTCTGGAACTTCGACGCGCTTTACGTCCCACAACAGCACCCTGCTCGTGACCTGCAAGACACTTTCTACATCAAGGACCCGCTCACCGCCGACTTGCCCGACGACAAAACCTACCTGGACAACATCAAAGCCGTGCACGAGCAGGGGAAGTTCGGCTCCATCGGCTACCGCTACAACTGGAAGCCCGAAGAGTGCCAAAAATTGGTCCTGAGAACCCACTCCACAGCTATCTCCGCCAGAATGCTGCACGACCTTGCCAAGGACCCAAAGCCCACCAGATTGTTTTCCATCGACCGTGTCTTCCGTAACGAGGCCGTCGACGCCACGCATTTGGCTGAATTCCACCAAGTGGAAGGTGTCCTTGCCGACTACAACATCACTCTGGGCGACCTGATCAAGTTCATGGAAGAGTTCTTCGAAAGAATGGGTGTCACGGGTTTGAGATTCAAGCCCACCTACAACCCTTACACCGAGCCCTCGATGGAAATCTTCTCATGGCACGAAGGTTTGCAGAAATGGGTCGAGATCGGTAACTCCGGTATGTTCAGACCGGAAATGCTCGAGTCCATGGGCTTGCCCAAGGGCCTAAGAGTACTTGGTTGGGGGTTGTCCTTGGAAAGACCCACCATGATCAAATACAAAGTCCAAAACATCAGAGAACTGTTAGGCCATAAAGTCTCATTGGACTTCATCGAAACTAACCCCGCCGCTAGATTGGATGAAGACTTGTACGAATGA
- the LPD1 gene encoding dihydrolipoyl dehydrogenase (similar to Saccharomyces cerevisiae LPD1 (YFL018C) and IRC15 (YPL017C); ancestral locus Anc_8.56): protein MLRIRSLLNSRRAFSSTVRALTINKSHDVVIIGGGPAGYVAAIKAAQLGFNTACVEKRGKLGGTCLNVGCIPSKALLNNSHLYHQMHTEAQKRGIDITGDVKINVASFQKAKDDAVKQLTGGIELLFKKNKVTYYKGNGSFEDETKIKVTPIEGLEGTVKEDHILDVKNIIIATGSEVTPFPGIEIDEEKIVSSTGALSLKEIPKRLTIIGGGIIGLEMGSVYSRLGSKVTVVEFQPQIGASMDGEVAKATQKFLKKQGLDFKLSTKVISAKRNDDKNVVEIVVEDTKTNKQENLEAEVLLVAVGRRPYIAGLDAEKIGLEVDKRGRLVIDDQFSSKFPHIKVVGDVTFGPMLAHKAEEEGIAAVEILKTGHGHVNYNNIPSVMYSHPEVAWVGKTEEQLKEAGIEYKIGKFPFAANSRAKTNQDTEGFVKILIDAKTERILGAHIVGPNAGEMIAEAGLALEYGASAEDVARVCHAHPTLSEAFKEANMAAYDKAIHC from the coding sequence ATGTTAAGAATCAGATCACTTCTAAATAGTAGACGTGCCTTTTCATCCACCGTTCGGGCACTAACCATAAATAAGTCACATGATGTAGTCATCATCGGTGGTGGGCCTGCTGGTTACGTAGCAGCCATCAAAGCTGCTCAATTGGGGTTCAACACCGCATGTGTGGAGAAAAGAGGTAAATTGGGTGGTACCTGTCTTAACGTTGGATGTATTCCCTCCAAAGCCCTATTAAATAACTCTCATTTGTACCACCAAATGCACACAGAAGCGCAAAAAAGAGGTATTGATATCACCGGTGATGTCAAGATCAACGTAGCCAGCTTCCAAAAGGCCAAAGATGATGCCGTTAAGCAGTTAACTGGAGGTATCGAGCTtttgttcaagaagaataagGTCACTTACTATAAAGGTAATGGctcatttgaagatgaaaccAAGATCAAAGTGACACCCATCGAAGGACTAGAAGGCACTGTTAAGGAAGATCACATACTAGATGttaaaaatatcataatCGCTACAGGCTCTGAAGTCACGCCATTCCCAGGCATTGAAATAGACGAAGAGAAGATTGTCTCTTCAACAGGGGCCCTTTCACTGAAGGAAATCCCCAAAAGATTAACCATCATCGGTGGTGGTATTATCGGACTGGAAATGGGGTCGGTTTACTCCAGATTAGGCTCTAAAGTCACTGTAGTGGAATTTCAGCCTCAAATCGGTGCCTCTATGGATGGTGAAGTCGCCAAGGCCACTCAaaagttcttgaaaaagcAGGGTTTGGACTTCAAGCTAAGCACCAAGGTCATCTCCGCCAAGAGAAACGACGACAAGAACGTCGTTGAGATCGTTGTAGAAGATACTAAGACAAACAAACAAGAGAATCTGGAAGCCGAGGTCCTGTTAGTTGCTGTTGGTAGAAGACCTTACATAGCCGGTTTAGATGCTGAAAAGATTGGTCTAGAAGTAGACAAGAGAGGCCGTTTAGTTATTGACGACCAATTCAGTTCTAAGTTCCCACACATTAAGGTCGTGGGAGACGTAACATTCGGCCCAATGTTGGCTCACaaagctgaagaagaaggcaTTGCGGCAGTGGAGATCTTGAAGACTGGTCACGGCCATGTTAACTATAATAACATCCCCTCAGTGATGTATTCTCACCCAGAAGTAGCATGGGTTGGTAAAACCGAAGAACAATTGAAGGAGGCCGGTATTGAATATAAAATAGGTAAGTTCCCCTTTGCTGCCAATTCGAGAGCTAAGACAAATCAAGATACCGAAGGTTTTgtgaagattttgattgACGCCAAGACCGAGCGTATTTTAGGGGCCCACATAGTTGGTCCAAATGCTGGTGAGATGATTGCTGAAGCCGGTCTAGCCCTGGAATACGGTGCTTCCGCTGAAGATGTCGCTAGAGTCTGTCATGCTCATCCTACTTTGTCCGAGGCATTCAAGGAAGCTAATATGGCCGCCTATGATAAAGCTATTCattgttga
- the GNA1 gene encoding glucosamine 6-phosphate N-acetyltransferase (similar to Saccharomyces cerevisiae GNA1 (YFL017C); ancestral locus Anc_8.58), whose product MSLPDNFYIRRVEERDFEQVTETLKVLTTVGTIARASFSKLLKYWNEATVWDENNDKQIMQYNPIVIVDRRTESIAATGNILIERKIIHELGLCGHIEDIAVNSKYQGQGLGKLLIDQLVAIGFGYGCYKIILDCDEKNVKFYKKCGFGNAGVEMQIRK is encoded by the coding sequence ATGAGCCTGCCTGATAACTTTTATATAAGGCGTGTGGAAGAAAGGGACTTCGAACAGGTCACGGAGACGCTGAAAGTACTGACCACCGTAGGCACCATTGCACGCGCATCCTTCAGCAAGCTCTTAAAGTATTGGAATGAAGCCACAGTATGGGATGAAAACAACGATAAACAGATCATGCAGTACAACCCCATAGTGATCGTGGACAGGCGCACCGAGAGCATCGCCGCCACGGGGAACATCCTCATCGAAAGAAAGATTATTCATGAATTAGGGTTATGTGGCCACATCGAGGACATCGCGGTAAactcaaaatatcaagGCCAAGGTTTGGGCAAGCTTTTGATCGATCAATTGGTGGCCATCGGGTTCGGCTACGGCTGCTACAAGATTATCCTAGACTGCGACGAGAAAAATGTCAAGTTCTACAAGAAATGTGGGTTTGGAAACGCGGGCGTGGAAATGCAAATTAGAAAGTAG
- the PAU5 gene encoding seripauperin PAU5: MVKLISIAAGVAALAAGASATTTLAQSDEQVNLVELGVYVSDIRAHLAEYYSFQAVHPTETYPVEIAEAVFNYGDFTTMLTGIAPDQVTRMITGVPWYSSRLRPAISSALSADGIYTIAN, encoded by the coding sequence atggtcaaattaaTCTCaatcgctgctggtgtcgcTGCTCTTGCTGCTGGTGCCTCCGCTACCACCACCCTAGCTCAATCTGACGAGCAagtcaacttggttgaattgggtgTCTACGTCTCTGACATCAGAGCTCATTTGGCCGAATATTACTCTTTCCAAGCCGTTCACCCAACTGAAACATACCCAGTTGAAATTGCTGAAGCTGTCTTCAACTACGGTGATTTCACCACCATGTTGACCGGTATTGCTCCAGACCAAGTgaccagaatgatcactGGTGTCCCATGGTACTCCAGCAGATTGAGACCAGCCATTTCTAGCGCTCTATCCGCAGACGGTATCTACACTATCGCAAACTAG
- the MDJ1 gene encoding Mdj1p (similar to Saccharomyces cerevisiae MDJ1 (YFL016C); ancestral locus Anc_8.61) — MSFQQGLLSRCSSVLRHRVGHSRHINNILYRHAITFASIAPRIPKSKFHTSAIRNDEAFKDPYDTLGLKKSATGAEIKKAYYKLAKKYHPDINKEPDAEKKFHDLQNAYEILSDESKRQQYDQFGPAAFGGGDAAGGPSGGGSPFGSQFHDFSGFSNAGGSSPFGGINFEDLFGAAFGGAGRGSSSSGGGGSTRSSSMFRQYRGDPIEIVHNVSFKDAVFGSNNVQLKFSALDPCGTCSGTGMKPNTHKVNCGTCHGTGTTVHIRGGFQMMSTCPTCNGEGTMKRPQDSCSKCHGEGVQVNRGKTITVDLPHGLQDGDVVRIPGQGSYPDIAVEEDLKDSVKLSRGDILVRIRVDKDPNFSIKNKYDIWYNKEIPITTAALGGTVTIPTVEGQKIRIKVAPGTQYNQVISIPNMGVPKTPTIRGDMKVQYKIVVKKPQSLAEKCLWEALADVTNDDMAKKTMQPGAAAGATTISEEMLKKQKQEEEKHAKKDDDNTLKRLENFITNTFRKIKGDKKN; from the coding sequence ATGAGTTTCCAGCAAGGTTTATTGTCGAGATGCTCCAGCGTCCTTAGACACCGCGTGGGGCATTCTCGCCatatcaataatattcTCTATAGGCATGCCATCACGTTTGCATCCATCGCTCCACGAATACCAAAGTCGAAATTTCACACTTCCGCAATCAGAAACGATGAAGCGTTCAAGGACCCGTACGATACTTTGGgcttgaagaaatctgCCACCGGCgcagaaatcaaaaaagccTACTACAAACTGGCAAAGAAGTACCATCCGGATATCAACAAGGAGCCGGATGCCGAGAAGAAGTTCCACGATTTGCAAAACGCttatgaaattttatcGGATGAAAGTAAGAGGCAGCAGTACGACCAATTTGGACCTGCTGCCTTTGGCGGCGGCGATGCCGCCGGAGGCCCCAGTGGAGGAGGCTCCCCCTTTGGTTCGCAGTTCCATGACTTCTCAGGATTCAGTAATGCGGGCGGTAGCTCACCATTTGGCGGCATCAATTTCGAAGATTTGTTTGGTGCTGCGTTTGGTGGTGCTGGCCgcggcagcagcagcagcggCGGCGGCGGCAGTACCAGGTCTTCATCGATGTTTAGACAGTATAGGGGCGACCCGATAGAGATTGTTCACAATGTTTCGTTCAAGGACGCAGTGTTTGGGTCCAATAACGTCCAGTTGAAGTTTTCCGCACTGGACCCTTGCGGCACCTGTTCAGGGACGGGTATGAAACCAAACACACACAAGGTCAATTGTGGCACCTGCCACGGGACAGGTACCACGGTGCACATCAGGGGCGGGTTCCAGATGATGTCGACGTGTCCCACTTGCAACGGTGAAGGTACCATGAAGCGTCCTCAGGACAGTTGTTCCAAGTGCCACGGGGAGGGTGTCCAGGTCAACAGGGGTAAGACGATTACCGTGGACTTGCCGCATGGGTTGCAGGACGGCGACGTTGTCCGGATCCCCGGCCAAGGGTCCTACCCTGATATTGCCGTGGAGGAGGACTTGAAAGATTCCGTGAAGTTGTCCAGAGGCGATATTCTTGTGAGAATCCGGGTCGACAAGGACCCTAACTTCTCCATAAAGAACAAATACGATATTTGGTACAACAAGGAAATCCCTATCACTACCGCCGCACTGGGCGGTACTGTCACCATCCCCACCGTCGAGGGACAGAAGATCAGAATAAAAGTGGCTCCGGGAACCCAGTACAACCAAGTGATATCCATTCCCAACATGGGTGTGCCAAAAACGCCGACTATCCGCGGTGACATGAAGGTTCAGTACAAGATCGTCGTTAAGAAACCGCAGTCACTGGCTGAAAAATGCTTATGGGAGGCGTTGGCAGATGTCACCAACGATGACATGGCCAAGAAAACCATGCAACCGGGTGCTGCCGCGGGCGCTACTACCATTAGCGAGGAgatgttgaagaaacagaagcaggaagaggaaaagcACGCCAAGAAGGACGACGACAAcactttgaaaagactagaaaatttcatcacAAACACATTCAGAAAGATCAAAGgtgacaaaaaaaactaa